The segment AATGGAAATAAGCACTGCTTTGGGTTCGCCTCTTTTTGAAACGAGCTGCGGTCCCTCCTCCAAGGAGGCATCGAGCATCTCGCTGAATTTCGCTTTCGCGTCTTGAACAGGCCATTGCCGCATAATACGCTCCTTCTGACTAGTTTTAAGACTAGTTACTTTTATGACCGATTCAAGCTCTAATTTCGCGTACAATCCTGCTATTCTGACAATTGGAGCCTTGATGCGAGCGCAAAGGGCAGCAGTATTCGAGATAGAAATCACTGCAATTAGTATGCCCCCAACCGAGCTGAAATCCTTGTGACAAACGACGACCCTACCTTTTCCTTCTACGACGAGAACGCCGCCATCTATGCGGTGCGCGACCGCAGTCTGCCGCAGCGCCGGCTCGATGCCTTTCTGAATGCCCTCCCCGCCGGCGCGTCGATTCTCGAACTTGGCTGCGGCGGTGGTCAGGACGCAGCCTACATGATCACGCAGGGCTTCAACGTCACACCCATGGACGGTTCGGCGGAAATGGCCAAGCAGGCCGAAAACTTGATCGGAAGGCCGGTGATCGTTCGAAGGTTCGAAGAATTAGAGGACGATCAAGCCTATGACGGCATTTGGGCCGAAGCATCCCTGCTGCATGTGCGACGATCGGATCTTCCAGGGATATTCAACCGCATCCACAAAGCCCTGAAAAACGGCGGCATCTTTCACGCCAGCTTCAAAGCGGGAAAAACCGAGGGCTATGACAGCTTCGGCCGATACTACAACTATCTCTCAGCCGACTGGCTTGACGATCTGCTGATGTCGACCGGATGGGAAGATATTTCGCTCAATGAAACCGATGGCAGCGGCTACGATGGCAAACTGACGAAATGGCTGCGAATGAGGGCCAGCAAAGGTATTCCATCCGCCATCTAAGCCGTAAACACGTCTTAAATCGATCAGGGCCGGGGAAGTCTCCCTCCCCGGCCCTTCTCATTGGGTATAGACCCGACGAAGCTTAGTTGACGCTCTTGTCGACCAGCTTGTTCTTGCCGATCCAGGGCATCATGCCGCGCAGCTTGGCGCCGACTTCTTCGATCTGGTGGCTGTCGTTGTTGCGGCGGATACCCTTGAAGCGGGCAGCGCCCGAACGGTATTCCTGCATCCACTCGGAGGTGAACTTGCCGGTCTGGATGTCCTTCAGGACGCGCTTCATCTCAGCCTTGGTCTCTTCGGTGATGATGCGCGGGCCGGTGACGTATTCGCCCCACTCGGCCGTGTTCGAGATCGAGTAGTTCATGTTGGCGATGCCGCCTTCATAGATCAGGTCGACGATCAGCTTCACTTCATGCAGGCACTCGAAATAGGCCATTTCCGGAGCGTAGCCAGCCTCGACCAGCGTTTCGAAGCCGGCGCGGATGAGCTCGACGAGACCGCCGCAGAGAACGACCTGTTCGCCGAAGAGGTCGGTTTCGCACTCTTCGCGGAAGTTGGTTTCGATGATGCCCGAACGGCCGCCGCCGACGCCGCAGGCGTAGGAGAGAGCGAGTTCAAGGGCGTTGCCGGAAGCGTTCTGATGAACGGCAACGAGGCAGGGAACGCCGCCGCCCTTCTGGTATTCGCCGCGAACCGTGTGGCCCGGGCCCTTCGGAGCGATCATGACGACGTCGACCGAAGCCTTCGGCTCGATGAGGCCGAAGTGAACGTTGAGGCCGTGTGCGAAAGCGATCGCGGCGCCGTCGCGGATGTTCGGAGCGATTTCAGAGTTGTAGATGTCGGCCTGCAGTTCGTCCGGGGTCGCCATCATCATCAGGTCGGCCCAGGCAGCAGCTTCGGCAACGGTCATGACCTTGAAGCCGTCGGCTTCAGCCTTCTTGGCAGTTGCCGAGCCGGCCTTGAGCGCAATCGCAAGGTTCTGCGCACCGCTATCCTTCAGGTTCAGCGCATGGGCGCGGCCCTGAGAGCCGTAGCCGATGACGGCGACCTTCTTCGACTTGATGAGGTTGAGATCGGCATCACGATCGTAATAGACGCGCATTGTTTGTCCTTCCCTTTGCTTGTCTGGGTGCAGATTTTAAATTGTCAGACGGTTGCTGCCGCTTCCGCCAAAACTTTTTCCGTGCCGTAAAGCCGGAGAAAGGCGCTGACCGCCTTCTCCGCCTGACGGCT is part of the Rhizobium sp. CB3090 genome and harbors:
- a CDS encoding class I SAM-dependent methyltransferase, translating into MTNDDPTFSFYDENAAIYAVRDRSLPQRRLDAFLNALPAGASILELGCGGGQDAAYMITQGFNVTPMDGSAEMAKQAENLIGRPVIVRRFEELEDDQAYDGIWAEASLLHVRRSDLPGIFNRIHKALKNGGIFHASFKAGKTEGYDSFGRYYNYLSADWLDDLLMSTGWEDISLNETDGSGYDGKLTKWLRMRASKGIPSAI
- the ilvC gene encoding ketol-acid reductoisomerase, which gives rise to MRVYYDRDADLNLIKSKKVAVIGYGSQGRAHALNLKDSGAQNLAIALKAGSATAKKAEADGFKVMTVAEAAAWADLMMMATPDELQADIYNSEIAPNIRDGAAIAFAHGLNVHFGLIEPKASVDVVMIAPKGPGHTVRGEYQKGGGVPCLVAVHQNASGNALELALSYACGVGGGRSGIIETNFREECETDLFGEQVVLCGGLVELIRAGFETLVEAGYAPEMAYFECLHEVKLIVDLIYEGGIANMNYSISNTAEWGEYVTGPRIITEETKAEMKRVLKDIQTGKFTSEWMQEYRSGAARFKGIRRNNDSHQIEEVGAKLRGMMPWIGKNKLVDKSVN